A stretch of the Aphis gossypii isolate Hap1 chromosome 2, ASM2018417v2, whole genome shotgun sequence genome encodes the following:
- the LOC114122909 gene encoding uncharacterized protein LOC114122909 isoform X1 yields the protein MEGVNADIMQSGLQRLWAKRQGTILGHMHEIRDEILDQGQCASSYDNQPTDGELLGDGVKSRNEARYMKKELADTSDPEKISVPSAFNSLTTANLKNSDWSIEETSVVNLDGADLNDFPAKYSVPLLRPYEFAAVGVWIHPNIVPGFKYKVRPIENKERTRFLFDNRALELMSIGRGYSRRLTFEASPGLLNDNENYFWTDSMPSGYAFQVHVVSVGDNFTVFDANNVAVATIEVTKIPNAQREVDHEVVKNGEVRKHVEVSMLCKVDWFYKEDSSAITPVTGIAVASKLPRGSAKLIKILDASIGFIPCRGYTLIPGVDDKQRQLVLNGRSIGDAPTMYTMTGLEPYELPVIGTYVDPRIMPGFHYKVRPTGHKDYLFEGNALQLVNIGMGYGKRMTFKPDSHNLNNNTNFFWSDSYPEGYGFEPQAVFCGMKFDVMNDTQRIGEATVFRSDNPQIEDQQCIVKGTTGVTVTKYIHVDVTCQVMLKSDKSDNESHSVRVSGTAVVVKYSKQNESKLLYIDNVGLSSKLNLVFMNQKSHIIFQAK from the exons ATGGAAGGTGTAAATGCCGATATCATGCAATCTGGTTTGCAACGTCTGTGGGCCAAGCGTCAGGGTACGATCTTAGGTCATATGCATGAAATTCGGGATGAAATATTGGACCAGGGTCAATGTGCATCGTCATATGATAACCAG ccaACTGATGGAGAATTACTTGGGGATGGAGTCAAGTCTAGGAATGAAGCTCGTTACATGAAAAaa GAGCTTGCTGATACCTCTGATCCAGAAAAAATTAGTGTACCATCTGCATTCAATAGTTTAACAACtgcaaatttgaaaaattctgATTGGAGTATTGAAGAAACTTCTGTAGTTAATCTGGATGGAGCTGATCTCAATGATTTTCCTGCTAAATATTCAGTTCCATTACTACGGCCATATGAGTTTGCTGCTGTTGGTGTTTGGATCCATCCAAATATTGTGCCTGGGTTTAAATACAAAGTCCGTccaattgaaaataaagag cgtACAAGATTCTTATTTGATAATAGAGCATTGGAATTAATGAGCATTGGCCGTGGTTATTCTAGACGTTTAACATTTGAAGCTAGTCCAGGATTGTTGAATGataacgaaaattatttttggactGATTCCATGCCTTCTGGTTATGCATTTCAAGTGCATGTTGTGTCTGTTGGAGACAACTTCACAGTTTTTGATGCAAACAATGTTGCTGTGGCTACAATAGAAGTCACTAAAATCccg aatgcTCAGAGAGAAGTTGATCACGAAGTAGTAAAGAATGGCGAGGTGAGGAAACATGTAGAAGTCAGCATGTTGTGCAAAGTAGATTGGTTCTATAAAGAAGATTCATCTGCAATAACACCT GTCACGGGTATTGCTGTGGCTTCTAAACTACCACGTGGATCAGCGAAGCTTATTAAGATATTAGATGCTTCTATTGGTTTTATACCATGTCGAGGTTATACTTTAATACCAGGTGTAGATGATAAACAACGGCAATTGGTATTAAATGGGCGTAGTATTGGTGATGCTCCCACTATGTATACAATGACAGGTTTAGAACCATACGAATTGCCAGTGattg gcaCTTATGTTGATCCAAGAATCATGCCTGGTTTTCATTATAAAGTACGTCCAACAGGTCATAAGGATTATTTGTTTGAAGGTAATGCGTTACAATTAGTTAACATTGGAATGGGATATGGAAAACGTATGACTTTTAAACCTGATAGCCATAACCTTAACAATAACACAAACTTCTTCTGGAGTGATTCATATCCAGAGGGTTATGGTTTTGAACCTCAAGCTGTATTTTGTGGTATGAAGTTTGATGTCATGAATGACACTCAACGTATTGGTGAAGCCACAGTCTTCCGCAGTGATAATCCTCAAATCGAGGATCAACAATGCATT gttAAAGGTACAACTGGAGTGACTGTGACAAAGTACATCCATGTGGATGTTACATGTCAAGTGATGTTGAAGAGTGATAAATCTGACAATGAGTCTCATTCCGTTCGTGTTTCTGGTACTGCAGTTGTAGTCAAATACTCAAAGCAAAATGAGTCTAAATTGTTGTATATCGATAATGTTGGTCTTAGCTCTAAGCTTAACTTGGTATTTATGAATCAAAAGTCTCATATAATTTTCCAAGCTAAATAA
- the LOC114122909 gene encoding uncharacterized protein LOC114122909 isoform X3, whose product MHGFYIHDGLHIIRTKLLELADTSDPEKISVPSAFNSLTTANLKNSDWSIEETSVVNLDGADLNDFPAKYSVPLLRPYEFAAVGVWIHPNIVPGFKYKVRPIENKERTRFLFDNRALELMSIGRGYSRRLTFEASPGLLNDNENYFWTDSMPSGYAFQVHVVSVGDNFTVFDANNVAVATIEVTKIPNAQREVDHEVVKNGEVRKHVEVSMLCKVDWFYKEDSSAITPVTGIAVASKLPRGSAKLIKILDASIGFIPCRGYTLIPGVDDKQRQLVLNGRSIGDAPTMYTMTGLEPYELPVIGTYVDPRIMPGFHYKVRPTGHKDYLFEGNALQLVNIGMGYGKRMTFKPDSHNLNNNTNFFWSDSYPEGYGFEPQAVFCGMKFDVMNDTQRIGEATVFRSDNPQIEDQQCIVKGTTGVTVTKYIHVDVTCQVMLKSDKSDNESHSVRVSGTAVVVKYSKQNESKLLYIDNVGLSSKLNLVFMNQKSHIIFQAK is encoded by the exons ATGCATGGTTTTTATATCCATGACGGACTCCATATTATCAGAACGAAGTTGCTT GAGCTTGCTGATACCTCTGATCCAGAAAAAATTAGTGTACCATCTGCATTCAATAGTTTAACAACtgcaaatttgaaaaattctgATTGGAGTATTGAAGAAACTTCTGTAGTTAATCTGGATGGAGCTGATCTCAATGATTTTCCTGCTAAATATTCAGTTCCATTACTACGGCCATATGAGTTTGCTGCTGTTGGTGTTTGGATCCATCCAAATATTGTGCCTGGGTTTAAATACAAAGTCCGTccaattgaaaataaagag cgtACAAGATTCTTATTTGATAATAGAGCATTGGAATTAATGAGCATTGGCCGTGGTTATTCTAGACGTTTAACATTTGAAGCTAGTCCAGGATTGTTGAATGataacgaaaattatttttggactGATTCCATGCCTTCTGGTTATGCATTTCAAGTGCATGTTGTGTCTGTTGGAGACAACTTCACAGTTTTTGATGCAAACAATGTTGCTGTGGCTACAATAGAAGTCACTAAAATCccg aatgcTCAGAGAGAAGTTGATCACGAAGTAGTAAAGAATGGCGAGGTGAGGAAACATGTAGAAGTCAGCATGTTGTGCAAAGTAGATTGGTTCTATAAAGAAGATTCATCTGCAATAACACCT GTCACGGGTATTGCTGTGGCTTCTAAACTACCACGTGGATCAGCGAAGCTTATTAAGATATTAGATGCTTCTATTGGTTTTATACCATGTCGAGGTTATACTTTAATACCAGGTGTAGATGATAAACAACGGCAATTGGTATTAAATGGGCGTAGTATTGGTGATGCTCCCACTATGTATACAATGACAGGTTTAGAACCATACGAATTGCCAGTGattg gcaCTTATGTTGATCCAAGAATCATGCCTGGTTTTCATTATAAAGTACGTCCAACAGGTCATAAGGATTATTTGTTTGAAGGTAATGCGTTACAATTAGTTAACATTGGAATGGGATATGGAAAACGTATGACTTTTAAACCTGATAGCCATAACCTTAACAATAACACAAACTTCTTCTGGAGTGATTCATATCCAGAGGGTTATGGTTTTGAACCTCAAGCTGTATTTTGTGGTATGAAGTTTGATGTCATGAATGACACTCAACGTATTGGTGAAGCCACAGTCTTCCGCAGTGATAATCCTCAAATCGAGGATCAACAATGCATT gttAAAGGTACAACTGGAGTGACTGTGACAAAGTACATCCATGTGGATGTTACATGTCAAGTGATGTTGAAGAGTGATAAATCTGACAATGAGTCTCATTCCGTTCGTGTTTCTGGTACTGCAGTTGTAGTCAAATACTCAAAGCAAAATGAGTCTAAATTGTTGTATATCGATAATGTTGGTCTTAGCTCTAAGCTTAACTTGGTATTTATGAATCAAAAGTCTCATATAATTTTCCAAGCTAAATAA
- the LOC114122909 gene encoding uncharacterized protein LOC114122909 isoform X2 → MYILFTGLISYMHGFYIHDGLHIIRTKLLELADTSDPEKISVPSAFNSLTTANLKNSDWSIEETSVVNLDGADLNDFPAKYSVPLLRPYEFAAVGVWIHPNIVPGFKYKVRPIENKERTRFLFDNRALELMSIGRGYSRRLTFEASPGLLNDNENYFWTDSMPSGYAFQVHVVSVGDNFTVFDANNVAVATIEVTKIPNAQREVDHEVVKNGEVRKHVEVSMLCKVDWFYKEDSSAITPVTGIAVASKLPRGSAKLIKILDASIGFIPCRGYTLIPGVDDKQRQLVLNGRSIGDAPTMYTMTGLEPYELPVIGTYVDPRIMPGFHYKVRPTGHKDYLFEGNALQLVNIGMGYGKRMTFKPDSHNLNNNTNFFWSDSYPEGYGFEPQAVFCGMKFDVMNDTQRIGEATVFRSDNPQIEDQQCIVKGTTGVTVTKYIHVDVTCQVMLKSDKSDNESHSVRVSGTAVVVKYSKQNESKLLYIDNVGLSSKLNLVFMNQKSHIIFQAK, encoded by the exons ATGTACATTTTGTTTACAGGACTCATCAGTTACATGCATGGTTTTTATATCCATGACGGACTCCATATTATCAGAACGAAGTTGCTT GAGCTTGCTGATACCTCTGATCCAGAAAAAATTAGTGTACCATCTGCATTCAATAGTTTAACAACtgcaaatttgaaaaattctgATTGGAGTATTGAAGAAACTTCTGTAGTTAATCTGGATGGAGCTGATCTCAATGATTTTCCTGCTAAATATTCAGTTCCATTACTACGGCCATATGAGTTTGCTGCTGTTGGTGTTTGGATCCATCCAAATATTGTGCCTGGGTTTAAATACAAAGTCCGTccaattgaaaataaagag cgtACAAGATTCTTATTTGATAATAGAGCATTGGAATTAATGAGCATTGGCCGTGGTTATTCTAGACGTTTAACATTTGAAGCTAGTCCAGGATTGTTGAATGataacgaaaattatttttggactGATTCCATGCCTTCTGGTTATGCATTTCAAGTGCATGTTGTGTCTGTTGGAGACAACTTCACAGTTTTTGATGCAAACAATGTTGCTGTGGCTACAATAGAAGTCACTAAAATCccg aatgcTCAGAGAGAAGTTGATCACGAAGTAGTAAAGAATGGCGAGGTGAGGAAACATGTAGAAGTCAGCATGTTGTGCAAAGTAGATTGGTTCTATAAAGAAGATTCATCTGCAATAACACCT GTCACGGGTATTGCTGTGGCTTCTAAACTACCACGTGGATCAGCGAAGCTTATTAAGATATTAGATGCTTCTATTGGTTTTATACCATGTCGAGGTTATACTTTAATACCAGGTGTAGATGATAAACAACGGCAATTGGTATTAAATGGGCGTAGTATTGGTGATGCTCCCACTATGTATACAATGACAGGTTTAGAACCATACGAATTGCCAGTGattg gcaCTTATGTTGATCCAAGAATCATGCCTGGTTTTCATTATAAAGTACGTCCAACAGGTCATAAGGATTATTTGTTTGAAGGTAATGCGTTACAATTAGTTAACATTGGAATGGGATATGGAAAACGTATGACTTTTAAACCTGATAGCCATAACCTTAACAATAACACAAACTTCTTCTGGAGTGATTCATATCCAGAGGGTTATGGTTTTGAACCTCAAGCTGTATTTTGTGGTATGAAGTTTGATGTCATGAATGACACTCAACGTATTGGTGAAGCCACAGTCTTCCGCAGTGATAATCCTCAAATCGAGGATCAACAATGCATT gttAAAGGTACAACTGGAGTGACTGTGACAAAGTACATCCATGTGGATGTTACATGTCAAGTGATGTTGAAGAGTGATAAATCTGACAATGAGTCTCATTCCGTTCGTGTTTCTGGTACTGCAGTTGTAGTCAAATACTCAAAGCAAAATGAGTCTAAATTGTTGTATATCGATAATGTTGGTCTTAGCTCTAAGCTTAACTTGGTATTTATGAATCAAAAGTCTCATATAATTTTCCAAGCTAAATAA
- the LOC114122935 gene encoding nucleosomal histone kinase 1-like, which translates to MSKKAKTTPKEELPPGSLLKDINGIEWEIQNIIGSGGFGYVYCGTKYKARTKTEYAIKTENMESGPLFVERMFYLKNVKEEDVKKWITIKKLKELPLPRFYGFGSTIHNNNKYRFIVIEKFDKDLEAFLQTVSDSLLLGAVINIVRQIIDALEFIHECGYVHWDIKCQNIFIGKKPKNNHVYLGDFGMVTKYKTEDVKPDKKCANNGTLNYIALDGHLGMHTRRGDLESLMYNGLEWLKIKLPWKNLTLPKTIKSKSEMKDAILAAGPNKKIYDFNNVPNCYFETMNLIYNLEPAEKPDYALLKKLLKQYKTEKLSSKK; encoded by the exons ATGAGCAAAAAAGCAAAAACCACACCTAAAGAAGAATTACCTCCAGGATCATTACTAAAAGATATCAACGGTATCGAATGGGAAATCCAAAACATAATTGGCAGTGGAGGGTTTGGATATGTTTATTGTG gaACAAAATATAAGGCTAGAACAAAAACAGAATATGCAATTAAGaca GAAAATATGGAAAGTGGACCCCTGTTTGTGGAACGGatgttttatcttaaaaacgTGAAGGAAgaag atgttaaaaaatggataacaattaaaaagttgAAAGAATTACCTCTACCAAGATTCTATGGTTTTGGAAGCACTAttcacaataacaataaatatagatttatagtcATTGAAAAGTTTGACAAAGATTTGGAGGCATTTCTTCAAACTGTTTCAGATAGTTTACTACTAGGAGCTGTCATTAACATAGTTCGACAAATt attgatGCCTTAGAGTTTATACATGAATGTGGATATGTTCATTGGGATatcaaatgtcaaaatatatttattggtaaaaagccaaaaaataatcatgtgTATTTAGGAGATTTTGGTATGGTAACTAAGTACAAGACTGAAGATGTTAAGCCAGATAAAAAATGTGCCAATAATGGTacactaaattatatagctCTAGATGGCCATCTTGgaa TGCATACGCGACGAGGTGATCTGGaaagtttaatgtataatggtttggaatggttaaaaataaaattaccatggaaaaatttaacattgcctaaaactattaaatctaAAAGTGAGATGAAGGATGCAATTTTAGCTGCAGggccaaataaaaaaatttatgattttaataatgtaccaaatt gtTATTTTGAAACCatgaatttgatttataatctAGAACCTGCAGAAAAGCCAGATTATGCTTTATTGAAGAAACTGTTAAAGCAGTATAAAACAGAAAAGTtgagttcaaaaaaataa